The sequence TCCCTCTCGGCCCTGGATCTTATCACCCAAAGCCTGTCTCCCGGGATTCATTAGTACGGCATTCGGAGTTTGATTGGGGTCGGTAAACCTTTTAGGGCCCCTAACCCATTCAGTGCTCTACCTCCGTCTAACAGTTCCCGAGGCTACACCAAAATGTATTTCGGGGAGAACCAGCTATCACTGGGTTTGATTGGCCTTTCACCCCTTGCCACAACTCATCCAAGCGGTTTTCAACCCACCCTGGTTCGGACTTCCACGCAATGTTACTTGCGCTTCATCCTGGTCATGGCAAGATCACCCAGCTTCGGGTCTACCGCGTGCAACTTCGCGCCCTATTCAGACTCGCTTTCGCTACGGCTCCGTGCCTGCGACACTTAACCTTGCTGCACACGATAACTCACCGGCTCATTATGCAAAAGGCACGCCGTCAGGCCCGAAGGCCCTCCGACTGCTTGTAAGCGCATGGTTTCAGGTACTATTTCACTCCCCGCCAGGGGTGCTTTTCACCTTTCCCTCACGGTACTGGTTCACTATCGGTAGTCGTCGGATATTTAGCCTTGGCAGATGGTCCTGCCAGATTCCCACAGGATTTCTCGTGTCCCGCGGTACTTGGGATGACTCTCGGGAGGTCCAACCATTTCGCCTACGGGGCTGTCACCCTCTGTGGCCGGCCTTTCCAGGCCGCTCGGCTATGATTGATCTTTGTAACTCCCTGGGAACTTAACGGAGCTCCCTGAAAGGTCCCGCAACACCGATGACGCAACGCCCGTCAGCTTGACACGGCATCGGTTTAGGCTGTTCCCCGTTCGCTCGCCGCTACTAGGAGAATCATTGTTATTTTCTGTTCCTGAGGGTACTGAGATGTTTCAATTCCCCTCGTACGCCCTCTTGGCCCTATGTATTCAGGCCAGAGTACTGCAGGTTTACCCGCAGTGGGTTTCCCCATTCGGAAATCCCCGGATCAAAGCTTGTTTGCAGCTCCCCGAGGCTTATCGCAGCTTACCACGTCCTTCATCGCTCGACGACTCCAAGGCATCCACCATGCGCCCTTAGTAACTTAACCAAAGGCAGTGTGAGTGCATCTCTTTAGTGCTACTCTCCATATTCGGTTGTCAAAGAACAGATTGCCAAGTTTGCCTGGACTGGTTCGTCAACCAAGTTCTGTGAAGAACCAGTTCAACGGGTTGGTGGAGATAGTCGGGATCGAACCGACGACCTCCGGCTTGCAAAGCCGGCGCTCTCCCAACTGAGCTATATCCCCGCGACGTCTGATGGTGGGCCTAGGAAGACTCGAACTTCCGACCTCACGCTTATCAGGCGTGCGCTCTAACCAACTGAGCTATAGGCCCAACAAAACAGCGACTGGAATGCCTGGCCCAGCCTTTGGCAATAGAATAGCGTGCGACGCCTAGAGCAATACAGATCTACCTGGCCCGAGAGGCTAGGCCTCTCAGACCTTCTCCTTAGAAAGGAGGTGATCCAGCCGCACCTTCCGATACGGCTACCTTGTTACGACTTAGTCCCCCTCGCTAACCACACCTTGGGCACCTGCCTCCCCTTACGGGGTTAGCTCAGCGACTTGGGGTGCAGCCAACTCGGTTGACTTGACGGGCGGTGTGTACAAGGCCCGGGAACGTATTCACCGCGTCGTTCTGATACGCGATTACTAGCGATTCCAACTTCACGAAGTCGAGTTGCAGACTTCGATCCGAACTGAGGCCGGCTTTTTGGGATTTGCTCCACCTCACGGTATTGCTGCCCTTTGTACCGACCATTGTAGCACGTGTGTAGCCCTAGGCGTAAGGGCCATGATGACTTGACGTCATCCCCACCTTCCTCCGGTTTGTCACCGGCAGTCTCTCTAGAGTCCCCAGCATAACCTGATGGCAACTAAAGACAGGGGTTGCGCTCGTTGCGGGACTTAACCCAACATTTCACGACACGAGCTGACGACAGCCATGCAGCACCTGTGCAAGGGTCCCGAAGGAAGGATGTATTTCTACACCTGTCCCCTGCATGTCAAGCCTAGGTAAGGTTCTTCGCGTTGCATCGAATTAAACCACATGCTCCACCGCTTGTGCGGGCCCCCGTCAATTCCTTTGAGTTTCAACCTTGCGATCGTACTCCCCAGGTGGGGTACTTAATGCATTAGCTGCGGCACTGAAGGGGTAGAATCCTCCAACACCTAGTACCCATCGTTTACGGCTAGGACTACCGGGGTATCTAATCCCGTTCGCTCCCCTAGCTTTCGTGCCTGAGCGTCAGTTCCGGGCCAGAAGGCCGCCTTCGCCACCGGTGTTCCTCCAGATATTTACGCATTTCACCGCTACACCTGGAATTCCACCTTCCTCTCCCGGACTCAAGCCTGTCAGTTTCAGGGGCAGTCTGTCGGTTGAGCCGACAGATTTCACCTCTGACTTAACAGGCCGCCTGCGCACCCTTTATACCCAGTGAATCCGAACAACGCTTGCACCCCCCGTATTACCGCGGCTGCTGGCACGGGGTTAGCCGGTGCTTCCTCTGATGGTACCGTCAAGCCTCGCAGGTATTAATCACGAGGTTTTCTTCCCAATCTGACAGAGCTTTACAACCCATAGGGCCTTCTTCGCTCACGCGGCGTCGCTCGGTCAGGCTTTCGCCCATTGCCGAAGCTTCTCGACTGCTGCCTCCCGTAGGAGTCTGGGCCGTATCTCAGTCCCAGTGTGGCCGGACACCCTCTCAGGCCGGCTACCCATCGTCGCCTTGGTGGGCCATTACCCCGCCAACTAGCTAATGGGACGCGGGACCATCCATCGTCGGGAGCTCTCCGAAGAGGGCGCCCCCTTTCACCTCCAGGCCATGCGGTCCAAAGGTCGTATGCGGTATTAGCAGCTCGTTAGAACTGTTATCCCCCAACGAAGGGAAGGTTTCCCACGCGTTACTCACCCGTTCGCCACTTTACTCATTTCCCGAAGGAAACTTTCACGTTCGACTTGCATGCCTAAACCACGCCGCCAGTGTTCGTTCTGAGCCAGGATCAAACTCTCCGTTGTCAAAAAATAACAACAGAAGCTTCGCTCCTGTTTTAGCGCAATTGAAACCGCCGACTGCCTCGCCTGCGCCTGGCCGAAGCCGGGCGGATCGATTCAGACGGCTCGGTATTGCATTCGGGCCATCGCACGCTATTCCGTTGTCAAAGAGCTGTGCCGAGCAGTCGTTGCCGTCGGCCCCCTTGGCAGGGGAGGCAATGTACTCTAGCCACCGAGCTGAGTCAACTGGAAAATTGACTTTTTTTCGGAGCCGAGCCGCTTTCCCGTCGCGGCTCAAGAGCCACTGCAGGAAGCGGTTGCCCCGTCTGCACGAATGCAAACCAGGGCAACGGGGCGGAATCTATGTGCACATCGGATGCCTGTCAAAAGGATTTTGTAGTTTTTTTACCGAAACCCGGCAAAGGCGCTAAATGGGCTTCAAATCGCATATTGGCCGCGGGTGGGGACACTGGTCGAGCTGGCGCGGCGGTGGTTTTGGGGTCCCCGGAGAGCCTTTTGGCACGGGGAGCATCTGCCGCGGGAACTTCCGGAGGGTCAGGGACTGTTCGCAGGCCGCAATGGACTTCGCCGCCGCCGCACGCTTATTGTGTCCACCTGCCGCGGTGAGCGCATTGCCGCCCGGCTCGGCGCGGCGCGCCAGGGAGGGTGCATGTTGAGATCGTTGGATGTGCGGGGACTGCTGGACCGGAACGTCCCCCGCCACTGGGTGCGGCGCCTGCTGTGGGTGTCGCTCGCGTTGTTCGTCCTGTCGCTCGGCGGCACCATCATCGGCCTGAACTGGCTGGCGCGCGACCTGCCGCCGATCGACACGCTGCGCACCATCGACCCTTCGGTGAAGACGGTCATCTACGCCGCCAACGGCGAGACGCTGCGCGAGTTCTTCACGGAGAACCGCACCATCGTGCCGCTGGACCGCATCCCGCTGGTGCTGCAGCAGGCGGTGGTCTCGGTCGAGGACAAGCGCTTCTACAGCCACTACGGCATCGACCTGAGGCGCGTGGTCGGCGTCATCTGGATCAACCTCACCTCGAAGAGCAGCCCGGGCGCCAGCACGCTCACGCAGCAGCTGGCCCGCAACCTCTTCCCCAAGCTGCTGCCCAGCGAGAAGCGCATGACGCGCAAGTTCCGCGAGTGGATCGTCGCGGCGCAGATCGAGTCCCTCTATACGAAGGACGAGATCCTCGCGATGTACCTCAACCAGATCTACCTGGGCAAAGGCGCCTACGGCGTGCAGGCCGCCGCGCGCATCTTCTTCGGCCGCGACGTCTGGGACCTGGGCCCGGCCGAGTGCACGATGCTGGCCGGCATGATCCAGCAGCCGGAGCGCTTCTCCCCCCTGCGCCACCCCGAGGCCGCCTACGCGCGGCGCGCGACCGTGCTCGAGACGATGATCGGCGCCGGCTACCTCAGCCGCGCCGAAGCCGAAGCCATCGGGAACACGAAGGTGCGCGCGGCCGACGAGGACTCGTACGCCGCCTCGGCCGGTTTTGCCGCGTATTTCGTGGAGGAAGTGCGCAAGCAGCTGGAGAAGGACTACGGCGCCACGCGGCTGTACAAGGACGGCCTGCGCGTGTGGACCACGCTGGTGCCCCAGTACCAGGAGTGGATGGAAGACGCGCTGGAGACGCACCTGCTCGAGGAGGAGAAGAACCGGCCCAAGCGCCAGACGCGCGCCGACTATGACCGCCTGGTCGCCGCCGGCAAGCGGCCTCCCAAGGTGACCTACCTGCAGGGCGCCGCACTGCTCCAGGACGTGCACAGCGGCGCGGTGCTGGGCCTGATCGGCGGGCGCTCGTTCGAGGACTCGAAGTGGAACATGGCGATGCAGGCCAAGCGGCAGCCGGGCTCGACCTTCAAGCCGTTCGTCTACCTGACGGCGCTGCAGCGCGGCTACACGCCGAGTTCCATCCTCATGGACACGCCGTTCGTGCTCGACACCGGCACCAGCCTCTGGGCCCCGGAAAACTACTCCGAGACCTTCAGCGGCCCCATGACGGTGCGGTTCGCCCTGAGCCACTCGGTCAACGTGCCGACCGCCAAGCTCTTCCTGGACTTCGGCCTGGATCCCGTGCTCGAGAACCTGCGCAAGCTCGGGTTCTCCGACGACCTGCCGAAGGTTCCGTCGCTGTTCCTGGGCGCCGGTGAGGTGACGCTGGCGCAGGTCGTGGCCGCGTACAGCGCCT comes from bacterium and encodes:
- a CDS encoding PBP1A family penicillin-binding protein, which encodes MLRSLDVRGLLDRNVPRHWVRRLLWVSLALFVLSLGGTIIGLNWLARDLPPIDTLRTIDPSVKTVIYAANGETLREFFTENRTIVPLDRIPLVLQQAVVSVEDKRFYSHYGIDLRRVVGVIWINLTSKSSPGASTLTQQLARNLFPKLLPSEKRMTRKFREWIVAAQIESLYTKDEILAMYLNQIYLGKGAYGVQAAARIFFGRDVWDLGPAECTMLAGMIQQPERFSPLRHPEAAYARRATVLETMIGAGYLSRAEAEAIGNTKVRAADEDSYAASAGFAAYFVEEVRKQLEKDYGATRLYKDGLRVWTTLVPQYQEWMEDALETHLLEEEKNRPKRQTRADYDRLVAAGKRPPKVTYLQGAALLQDVHSGAVLGLIGGRSFEDSKWNMAMQAKRQPGSTFKPFVYLTALQRGYTPSSILMDTPFVLDTGTSLWAPENYSETFSGPMTVRFALSHSVNVPTAKLFLDFGLDPVLENLRKLGFSDDLPKVPSLFLGAGEVTLAQVVAAYSAFANQGVWPDQYLITKVETVDGEVLFESRVNQHEAIDPAQAYVMTSLLTSTLTEGTAASVSRNGFRRTGAGKTGTTNDNTNAWFVGYTPSFCAGVWVGFDDPVTMGRGATGSRMAVPIWAAFMGRVTARKGDEQFARPAGIVDHTVCMRSGRLALTGCDSVRTEIFLSGHEPGDRCDVHGGRPLDGSEGGRDFRSIDKGDLEF